A genome region from Lytechinus pictus isolate F3 Inbred chromosome 16, Lp3.0, whole genome shotgun sequence includes the following:
- the LOC129279083 gene encoding uncharacterized protein LOC129279083 isoform X2, which translates to MLLTMRLLVALALCLCFYAPSPVLSFTLPEEKFIESKMPDVGEESTGQNDINSIAKSLIREVFGGADEREMDAEDEGEEAGEMSLSKRTTGSNRPQREIRARAQFAGRRPPITTRSKFTWGKRSSPSMISRPTAEQLLEELQRNAEMSDEWRDSDKPALLNDAALYDNLMDKHQVQKDAFSSFSFGKRGMSPFSFGKRSMPSFAFGKRGLMSSFAFGKRPHGGSAFIFGRRDWEPREQDFESGPYKRGNVAFSFGKRADQ; encoded by the exons ATGCTCTTAACGATGAGACTGCTGGTGGCACTGGCCCTATGTCTGTGCTTCTATGCTCCATCACCAGTGCTGTCTTTCACCCTGCCCGAGGAGAAATTCATCGAGAGTAAAATGCCAGATGTCGGGGAGGAGAGCACGGGGCAAAACGACATTAACTCG ATAGCAAAATCGTTGATTCGAGAAGTATTCGGCGGTGCGGATGAGAGAGAAATGGATGCCGAAGATGAGGGAGAAGAAGCAGGTGAGATGAGCCTATCGAAACGTACAACCGGATCAAATAGACCTCAGAGAGAAATAAGAGCAAGGGCACAATTTGCAGGGAGGCGACCACCAATTACAACTCGCTCTAAATTCACATGGGGAAAAAGATCTTCTCCGTCAATGATTTCAAGACCGACCGCCGAACAATTACTCGAAGAACTTCAACGAAACGCGGAGATGTCAGATGAGTGGCGGGATAGTGATAAACCAGCATTATTAAACGATGCTGCCCTCTACGACAACCTGATGGATAAACATCAAGTTCAGAAGGATGCGTTCTCGTCGTTTTCTTTCGGAAAACGAGGTATGTCGCCGTTTTCATTCGGCAAAAGAAGTATGCCCTCATTCGCGTTCGGAAAGCGAGGTCTCATGTCGAGTTTCGCATTCGGTAAAAGGCCACACGGTGGTTCAGCCTTTATTTTTGGTCGACGAGATTGGGAGCCTAGGGAGCAGGACTTTGAATCAGGCCCATACAAGAGGGGAAATGTAGCCTTTTCATTTGGCAAACGGGCAGACCAATAA
- the LOC129279083 gene encoding uncharacterized protein LOC129279083 isoform X1 codes for MSLQSSNHCRMKRLHANSSSSICFRVISLHYSSNILMLLTMRLLVALALCLCFYAPSPVLSFTLPEEKFIESKMPDVGEESTGQNDINSIAKSLIREVFGGADEREMDAEDEGEEAGEMSLSKRTTGSNRPQREIRARAQFAGRRPPITTRSKFTWGKRSSPSMISRPTAEQLLEELQRNAEMSDEWRDSDKPALLNDAALYDNLMDKHQVQKDAFSSFSFGKRGMSPFSFGKRSMPSFAFGKRGLMSSFAFGKRPHGGSAFIFGRRDWEPREQDFESGPYKRGNVAFSFGKRADQ; via the exons ATGTCCTTACAATCATCGAACCATTGTAGAATGAAAAGGCTTCACGCTAATTCGTCTTCCTCCATTTGTTTCAGAgttatatcattgcattattCTTCAAATATTCTG ATGCTCTTAACGATGAGACTGCTGGTGGCACTGGCCCTATGTCTGTGCTTCTATGCTCCATCACCAGTGCTGTCTTTCACCCTGCCCGAGGAGAAATTCATCGAGAGTAAAATGCCAGATGTCGGGGAGGAGAGCACGGGGCAAAACGACATTAACTCG ATAGCAAAATCGTTGATTCGAGAAGTATTCGGCGGTGCGGATGAGAGAGAAATGGATGCCGAAGATGAGGGAGAAGAAGCAGGTGAGATGAGCCTATCGAAACGTACAACCGGATCAAATAGACCTCAGAGAGAAATAAGAGCAAGGGCACAATTTGCAGGGAGGCGACCACCAATTACAACTCGCTCTAAATTCACATGGGGAAAAAGATCTTCTCCGTCAATGATTTCAAGACCGACCGCCGAACAATTACTCGAAGAACTTCAACGAAACGCGGAGATGTCAGATGAGTGGCGGGATAGTGATAAACCAGCATTATTAAACGATGCTGCCCTCTACGACAACCTGATGGATAAACATCAAGTTCAGAAGGATGCGTTCTCGTCGTTTTCTTTCGGAAAACGAGGTATGTCGCCGTTTTCATTCGGCAAAAGAAGTATGCCCTCATTCGCGTTCGGAAAGCGAGGTCTCATGTCGAGTTTCGCATTCGGTAAAAGGCCACACGGTGGTTCAGCCTTTATTTTTGGTCGACGAGATTGGGAGCCTAGGGAGCAGGACTTTGAATCAGGCCCATACAAGAGGGGAAATGTAGCCTTTTCATTTGGCAAACGGGCAGACCAATAA